A region from the Campylobacter magnus genome encodes:
- a CDS encoding tRNA nucleotidyltransferase/poly(A) polymerase family protein encodes MQIQTKDLLNYQNSELKVEFEKIKSALAPHTKRAYFVGGCVRDALLGLACYDYDIEIYDLSPELFDSIMSELGAKGVGKSFFVYKLGAFDLALARTESKSGFGHRGFEVRVCNDERSGSLRRDFSINALMLNIFDNRILDFHSGRADLLAKQLRVVSKQTFCDDSLRVLRAAQFVARFNLKIEKKSLELMRNIDISDLSSERVRMELNKLFGAKYLKKGLLAMRELGLDKKLIGSEFSDDFIKRAISHAKITKNHLSIPYDIFCEYGVLLAGFESVKKQAFLKRASAKKLCELALKIPLKNWLGLNTKARINLAKKMGVFDEKLRLSLDENELKRLESKERERLILRAKKSAINTAISKIKGQK; translated from the coding sequence TTGCAAATACAAACGAAAGACTTACTAAACTACCAAAATAGCGAGCTAAAAGTCGAGTTTGAAAAAATCAAATCTGCCCTTGCGCCGCACACCAAAAGAGCGTATTTTGTAGGCGGCTGTGTGCGAGATGCGCTACTTGGGCTTGCTTGCTATGATTATGATATCGAGATTTACGACCTTAGCCCAGAGCTTTTTGATAGCATTATGAGCGAACTTGGGGCAAAGGGCGTGGGAAAAAGCTTTTTTGTCTACAAGCTTGGAGCCTTTGATCTAGCTTTGGCTCGCACTGAGAGCAAAAGTGGCTTTGGACACAGGGGCTTTGAAGTGCGTGTGTGTAATGATGAGCGTAGTGGTTCGCTGCGCCGTGATTTTAGCATAAATGCGCTTATGTTAAATATTTTTGATAATAGAATTCTAGATTTTCATAGCGGCAGAGCTGACTTGCTTGCTAAGCAGCTTAGGGTGGTTAGCAAGCAGACTTTTTGCGATGATAGCCTTAGGGTGCTAAGAGCTGCGCAGTTTGTAGCTAGGTTTAATCTAAAAATTGAGAAAAAAAGCCTAGAGCTTATGCGAAACATCGATATTAGCGACCTTAGTAGCGAGCGAGTGCGAATGGAGCTAAATAAACTTTTTGGCGCAAAATATCTTAAAAAAGGGCTTTTAGCAATGAGAGAGCTAGGGCTTGATAAAAAGCTAATTGGCTCAGAGTTTAGCGATGATTTCATCAAGCGTGCTATCTCTCATGCTAAAATTACTAAAAATCATCTTAGTATCCCTTATGATATTTTTTGTGAGTATGGTGTGCTTTTAGCTGGTTTTGAGAGTGTAAAAAAGCAGGCTTTTTTAAAGCGAGCAAGTGCTAAAAAGCTCTGTGAACTAGCACTGAAAATACCGCTAAAAAACTGGCTAGGACTAAATACAAAAGCTCGCATAAACCTAGCAAAAAAAATGGGAGTTTTTGACGAAAAACTAAGACTTAGCCTAGATGAAAACGAGCTAAAACGCTTAGAGTCAAAAGAGCGAGAAAGACTGATTTTAAGGGCAAAAAAAAGCGCAATAAATACCGCAATTTCAAAAATAAAAGGGCAAAAATGA
- a CDS encoding CiaD-like domain-containing protein, with product MNSIEDIAKMAIEEVGAELKELENSRIPTKAPKPLRAANEVLNAAIKNDEAAQLNAASAASVASVIKEKENENTLNITNTNSNTFGAEIRVFGEAQAGEARAKDTSADLPDSIAKMEFAGLDATPNEQDKNFLANATLTANATLAANAAIGITAINSIDSTQNTSANSEKEYLLALKERLEVLFAGLKNSEGNLSLRLDLTIRFLEFLLANTNERLTKLPK from the coding sequence ATGAACAGTATCGAAGATATCGCAAAAATGGCTATTGAAGAAGTGGGAGCTGAGCTTAAAGAGCTAGAGAATTCTAGAATTCCCACCAAAGCTCCAAAGCCTCTAAGAGCTGCAAATGAAGTACTAAACGCTGCTATAAAAAACGATGAAGCTGCGCAGCTAAACGCAGCTAGCGCAGCTAGTGTAGCTAGCGTAATAAAAGAAAAAGAAAATGAAAACACTCTAAATATCACAAATACTAATAGCAATACATTTGGAGCTGAGATTAGAGTTTTTGGTGAGGCCCAGGCAGGTGAGGCTCGGGCAAAGGATACTAGCGCAGATTTGCCTGATAGCATTGCAAAAATGGAGTTTGCTGGTCTTGATGCTACGCCAAATGAGCAGGATAAAAACTTTTTGGCAAACGCCACGCTTACAGCAAATGCCACGCTTGCAGCAAATGCAGCTATAGGAATTACTGCAATAAACTCTATTGATAGTACTCAAAATACTAGCGCAAATAGCGAAAAAGAGTATCTTTTAGCACTAAAAGAGAGGCTAGAAGTGCTTTTTGCTGGGCTAAAAAACAGCGAGGGCAATCTAAGTTTGCGCCTTGATCTTACTATTCGTTTTTTGGAATTTTTACTTGCAAATACAAACGAAAGACTTACTAAACTACCAAAATAG